The Candidatus Sulfotelmatobacter sp. genome has a window encoding:
- a CDS encoding ATP-binding cassette domain-containing protein: MASETAAAATPAIEFHDVSYRAGETPVLSGFNLRVESGETLVLLGRSGSGKTTSLKLVNRLLSPTSGKIFVKGMPNEQGDVIRLRRSIGYVIQDVGLFPHFTVERNIGLVPKIEGWPEERIQARVQELLQKVGLTADIASRYPHQLSGGQRQRVGVARGLAADPEILLMDEPFGALDPLTRDELQREFLLLQQRLHKTVLFVTHDLREALRLGSRIALMDAGRLVTVLAPQAFLQSDDPLASAYVRAFGEGLESAADRAEDRGAYRGRS, from the coding sequence ATGGCCTCCGAAACAGCCGCGGCCGCTACTCCCGCGATCGAATTTCACGATGTCTCCTATCGCGCGGGGGAGACGCCGGTCCTTTCCGGATTTAATCTGCGCGTAGAGAGCGGCGAGACGCTGGTCTTGCTGGGACGGAGCGGCTCGGGTAAGACGACATCGCTCAAGCTGGTCAATCGTCTGCTGTCCCCTACTTCTGGAAAGATATTCGTGAAAGGCATGCCCAACGAGCAGGGCGATGTGATTCGCCTGCGGCGCAGCATTGGTTACGTGATTCAGGATGTGGGATTGTTTCCTCATTTCACCGTGGAGCGAAACATCGGCTTGGTTCCGAAGATTGAAGGTTGGCCCGAAGAGCGGATTCAGGCGCGGGTGCAGGAGTTGCTCCAGAAGGTCGGGCTGACTGCCGATATAGCTTCCCGCTATCCACATCAACTATCGGGCGGGCAGCGGCAACGCGTAGGAGTGGCGCGGGGATTGGCGGCAGATCCGGAAATACTTCTTATGGATGAGCCTTTCGGAGCATTGGATCCGCTCACACGAGACGAGTTGCAGCGTGAATTTCTGTTGCTCCAGCAGCGGCTTCACAAGACCGTATTGTTCGTGACGCACGATCTGCGCGAGGCGTTGCGGCTGGGATCGCGGATCGCCTTGATGGACGCGGGACGGCTGGTCACGGTGCTTGCGCCGCAGGCGTTCTTGCAGTCCGATGATCCCTTGGCGTCGGCGTACGTCAGGGCTTTCGGCGAGGGATTGGAATCGGCGGCGGATCGAGCCGAAGATCGAGGGGCATATCGAGGCAGGTCATGA
- a CDS encoding glycosyltransferase, with protein sequence MAPILLWLVLVLCLLISVVKYLMGIILRFAFPSTKAKKDYSYEPTVSVLMPCFNEGKTVYETIESISKSNYPNDKFEVIAQDDCSVDDSYEWMLKAQRDFTNIRISTGRNEVNSGKARSVCNALQHSTAEVIISIDSDCIFHPDAIRELTACFAEPGIGSVGGRVGVRNPNDSVITAIQTIIYFSAFQLYKIPENWTRSVCCISGCLFAIRRALLLEIEPAIRARNWFGVPVNQGEDRFLTHQTLLRGYGTYINNDALCWTTVPNTLSVLFKQQLRWRRSIVRDFFFTLKTLPTHVWKLHPNTVLTLVLVPLGAIVGLLVAVTMLVSDPLAWAGPLPLVAALGIGAVLTWVIKKYSAKEAVNHPLAFAAYVGWSLVSSLFLTPLALCTMDSADWGTRIIEPSIEPHIETSEVPVGHTTR encoded by the coding sequence ATGGCCCCCATTCTGCTGTGGCTGGTCCTCGTGCTCTGCCTGCTGATCTCGGTGGTCAAATATTTGATGGGAATTATCCTGCGGTTCGCCTTCCCGAGCACGAAGGCCAAAAAAGATTATTCGTACGAGCCCACCGTGAGCGTCCTCATGCCGTGCTTCAACGAAGGCAAGACGGTTTACGAGACGATCGAGAGCATCAGCAAAAGCAACTATCCGAACGATAAATTTGAAGTGATCGCACAGGACGATTGCTCGGTCGATGACAGCTACGAATGGATGCTCAAGGCCCAGCGCGATTTCACCAACATACGAATCAGTACGGGACGGAATGAGGTCAACAGCGGAAAGGCGCGCTCCGTCTGCAATGCCCTGCAACACTCGACCGCGGAGGTTATCATCTCCATCGACTCCGATTGCATTTTCCATCCCGACGCCATTCGAGAACTGACCGCTTGTTTTGCGGAGCCGGGAATAGGCTCGGTCGGTGGGCGCGTGGGAGTGAGAAATCCCAACGATAGCGTGATCACCGCCATTCAGACGATCATTTATTTTTCGGCGTTCCAGCTTTACAAAATTCCCGAGAATTGGACGCGCAGCGTGTGCTGCATCAGCGGATGCCTGTTCGCGATCCGCCGCGCGTTGCTGCTGGAGATTGAGCCGGCGATCCGCGCGCGCAACTGGTTTGGGGTTCCGGTAAATCAAGGAGAAGATCGCTTTTTGACGCATCAAACTTTGCTGCGCGGGTATGGAACCTACATCAACAATGATGCGTTATGCTGGACCACCGTGCCGAACACCTTGTCGGTGTTGTTCAAACAGCAACTGCGCTGGCGGCGCAGCATTGTGCGCGATTTTTTCTTCACACTGAAAACGCTCCCGACGCATGTGTGGAAACTGCACCCCAACACCGTGCTGACTCTGGTACTGGTTCCGCTGGGGGCGATCGTTGGGCTGCTGGTGGCGGTGACTATGCTTGTTTCGGATCCCCTGGCTTGGGCGGGACCGCTCCCGTTGGTGGCAGCGCTTGGAATTGGAGCTGTGCTGACTTGGGTGATCAAGAAATATAGCGCGAAAGAAGCGGTCAATCATCCGTTGGCGTTTGCCGCCTATGTAGGATGGTCGCTGGTAAGCAGCTTGTTCCTCACGCCCCTGGCGCTATGCACGATGGATTCCGCGGACTGGGGGACTCGAATCATCGAACCGTCCATAGAACCACATATCGAAACATCCGAGGTGCCCGTTGGCCACACCACCCGTTGA